A region from the Metopolophium dirhodum isolate CAU chromosome 9, ASM1992520v1, whole genome shotgun sequence genome encodes:
- the LOC132952392 gene encoding xylosyl- and glucuronyltransferase LARGE1-like, translating into MGSLFASLIIYYAVLNQRVPALTYVESSNYEVREHESTSEAMEKELRLLRRQLSMTQNHLLAAMKTSLFPVSPTDSPQLLPETPAPCSSQKIKDTIDKCEVIEVGIVCAGYNSTRSVVTLIKSILFYRKNPLRFHFVVDVISRKILKTLFDTWKIPQLEIEFYPAEKIIADVSWINNKHYSGVYGLMKLCLTQVFPDTLKQVLVLDTDITFATDIAQLWSMLKSFKKGQALGLVENQSDWYLGKLWKKHKPWPALGRGYNTGVILMDLRKLRLIGWNGLWRSVAVKTLVTHYWTSLADQDIFNTIIKERPELLYPMPCQWNVQLSDNTRSELCYAEVIELKIIHWNSPKKLKVKNKHVEFFRNLYLTFLEYDGNLLQRELFGCNYSSTVQDVPEISEDDLCYEFRRAGMASLRTHLYFLDFEYQSSPDECDITLVAQLSMDRLQMVEMLCEYWDGPISLSLYMSDAEAQQFLSYAQNSEVLRNRKNIGYHVVYKEGDFYPINLLRNVALENVVTPYVFLSDIDFLPMSGLYSYLKKYIFIMNIKSSDKALVVPAFETQRYRTAFPQTKADILRMLDDGALFSFRYHVWPKGHAATNYAKWKGSTVPYKVSWEPDYEPYVVVRSDVPRYDTRFVGFGWNKVSHIMELEARGYTFIVLPNAFIIHMPHAPSFDIAKFRGSSQYRRCLKILKNEFIEDLRIRYSKRLNHTES; encoded by the exons ATGGGATCGTTATTCGCATCGTTAATCATATACTATGCTGTATTAAACCAACGAG TTCCAGCCTTAACATACGTGGAAAGTAGCAACTACGAAGTTCGAGAACATGAATCAACGTCAGAAGCCATGGAAAAAGAGCTGAGATTATTAAGAAGACAACTTAGTATGACACAAAATCATTTATTAGCTGCAATGAAGACGTCACTGTTTCCTGTTTCACCAACTGATTCACCACAGTTATTACCAGAGACTCCTGCGCCTTGCTCTTCTCAAAAA ATTAAAGACACGATAGATAAATGCGAAGTGATTGAAGTCGGAATCGTGTGTGCTGGTTATAATTCTACACGTTCAGTAGTAACACTAATCAAATCAATACTATTTTATCGTAAAAACCCATTAAGATTTCATTTCGTCGTAGATGTTATatcaagaaaaattttaaaaactttgtttGATACTTGGAAAATACCCCAAT TGGAAATAGAGTTTTATCCAGCTGAAAAAATAATAGCCGATGTCTCTTGGATAAATAATAAGCATTATTCTGGGGTCTATGGTTTGATGAAACTATGCTTAACTCAAGTATTTCCTGACACGTTGAAACAGGTCCTAGTTTTGGATACAGATATTACTTTCGCAACGGATATTGCTCAGTTGTGGTCTatgttaaaaagttttaaaaaaggaCAA gCGTTAGGATTGGTCGAGAATCAAAGCGATTGGTATCTTGGCAAACTATGGAAAAAACATAAGCCATGGCCTGCGCTCGGCCGAGG TTACAACACGGGTGTGATATTGATGGACTTACGAAAATTACGTTTAATTGGCTGGAACGGATTATGGAGATCGGTAGCAGTAAAAACTCTAGTGACACATTATTGGACCAGTCTGGCTGATCAAGACATTTTTAACACGATTATTAAAGAACGACCGGAACTCCTATACCCCATGCCATGCCAATGGAATGTCCAACTCAGCGACAATACTAGGAGTGAACTGTGTTACGCCGAAGTTATCGAGTTAAAG ATAATTCATTGGAATTCACCAAAAAAgctaaaagttaaaaacaaacatgttgaattttttcgaaatttataTCTTACATTCCTGGAGTACGATGGAAACTTGCTTCAGAGAGAATTATTTGGTTGTAATTATTCATCTACTGTTCAAGATGTACCGGAA ATTAGTGAAGATGATCTTTGTTACGAGTTCAGAAGAGCTGGCATGGCTAGTCTAAGgactcatttatattttttggatttCGAATACCAGTCATCACCAGACGAATGTGACATTACACTGGTCGCCCAGCTATCGATGGATAGACTCCAAATGGTTGAAATGTTATGCGAGTATTgggatg GTCCAATAAGCTTAAGCCTTTATATGTCCGATGCCGAGGCTCAACAGTTTTTGAGCTACGCTCAAAATTCTGAAGTACTAAGGAATCGTAAAAATATTGGATACCACGTAGTTTATAAGGAAggg GACTTTTACCCTATAAATTTACTGAGGAATGTTGCTTTGGAAAATGTCGTAACACCCTATGTATTCTTATCTGACATCGATTTCTTGCCAATGAGCGGACTATACTCGTATTTGaaaaagtacatatttataatgaacATCAAGTCTTCCGATAAA gCGTTAGTCGTACCTGCATTTGAAACTCAAAGATATAGAACTGCATTTCCGCAAACAAAAGCCGATATACTGAGAATGTTGGACGACGGagcattattttcatttagatATCATGTGTGGCCAAAAGGGCACGCGGCAACAAATTACGCCAAATGGAAAGGATCTACTGTTCCGTACaaa gtATCATGGGAACCAGATTATGAACCCTATGTAGTGGTACGCAGTGATGTTCCGAGATATGATACCAGATTTGTCGGTTTCGGCTGGAATAAAGTCTCGCATATCATGGAACTTGAGGCTCGAGGGTACACTTTTATTGTTCTTCCAAATGCGTTTATAATTCACATGCCTCACGCACCGAGTTTCGATATTGCCAAATTTCGAGGGTCATCTCAATATAGAAG ATGTTTGAAAATTCTTAAGAACGAGTTCATAGAAGACTTACGCATAAGATATTCAAAACGATTGAATCACACCGAgagttaa
- the LOC132951702 gene encoding LOW QUALITY PROTEIN: protein scabrous-like (The sequence of the model RefSeq protein was modified relative to this genomic sequence to represent the inferred CDS: deleted 2 bases in 1 codon): MRKLNTSHAPSAPGRGTGTGLNGLVYRVQLETKCSSKTTTMFLFLIINVAIICTFTGPAEAQTALDTDELRTIKNQLNLLMEKRQQDYQQLEKSLYESLKGSTDLDALKEEIKLIRDEHTRMAHSGNDGVRDKVAVGWLKEVIGGLRSEMQAVWSAINETAQIHKTVAIQNDLQALRNDLDSDRKDLQTMQGELMSVKKNVEEISTKHSELEKKISIIAKHQNVIDKKNNENDVQMAYSNVYKRVAFDVDDNNNNVERLRTNVITTLVTDREAQELEQLESSRKYLAHRMARLEKRMKGVLYRESTTVERENRLSRLEADLNATKEALAFNATRQDATQDRLHGSLLELLESVENLDDRVDACLPEMRKEISKIEFTVARINASVAIIKEDQNNQMLTAKALGEGMSAIQRKMTKYNSEKQIEKMVTIPHIKKENCTECTHAIDELATLQNSFERIVDGLPKDCSKLKSPGTYLIAPDGKNPLLVQCDTSDGMSWITVQKRTNDHLKFNNNWNEYAKGFGNLYGDFWLGNDAIHRLTADNASSLRVRMTDIYGNNWRADYLNFSISNATDGYRLDISGYRGNATDALSFQNGHRFSTADRDQDASTANCAANYEGGWWYSRCQHANLNGKYNFGLTWFDTSRNQWMAIAESEMQVGRPVSTQ; this comes from the exons ATGCGCAAGCTGAACACGAGCCATGCACCATCTGCTCCTGGCCGGGGTACAGGGACAGGCTTGAACGGACTAGTTTACCGCGTTCAGTTAGAAACGAAGTGTTCAAGCAAGACT ACAACCATGTTTCTGTTCCTGATAATAAATGTTGCTATAATATGCACGTTCACGGGTCCCGCCGAGGCTCAGACCGCACTCGATACGGACGAGTTGAGGACGATTAAAAACCAACTAAATTTGCTGATGGAAAAAAGACAACAGGATTACCAGCAGTTGGAAAAATCGCTTTACGAATCTCTGAAAGGAAGCACAGACCTCGACGCGTTGaaagaagaaattaaattaatcag GGATGAACATACGAGGATGGCCCATTCTGGCAACGATGGGGTCCGCGATAAAGTAGCCGTAGGATGGCTAAAGGAAGTGATTGGGGGTTTAAGATCAGAAATGCAAGCGGTGTGGTCGGCCATCAACGAAACGGCGCAGATACACAAGACTGTAGCCATACAAAACGATCTGCAAGCACTGAGGAATGACTTGGATTCTGACCGAAAAGACTTGCAAACAATGCAAGGAGAATTAATGTCAGTTAAGAAGAATGTCGAAGAAATATCAACTAAACATTCCGAATTGGAGAAAAAGATTAGCATCATTGCTAAACATCAAAACGTAATCGATAAA AAAAACAACGAAAACGATGTACAAATGGCTTACAGCAACGTATATAAA CGAGTAGCGTTTGATGTTGATGACAACAACAATAACGTCGAGCGTCTGCGGACGAACGTCATCACCACTTTGGTGACGGACCGGGAGGCGCAGGAGCTGGAACAGCTGGAGTCGTCACGCAAATATCTGGCACACCGAATGGCCCGTCTGGAGAAGCGCATGAAGGGCGTGCTTTACCGTGAGAGCACGACTGTGGAGCGGGAAAACCGTTTGTCCCGACTGGAGGCTGACCTTAACGCCACCAAGGAAGCGCTGGCATTTAACGCCACTCGCCAGGATGCCACACAGGACAGGCTGCACGGGTCCTTGCTGGAGCTGTTGGAAAGCGTGGAAAATCTTGACGACCGCGTGGACGCGTGTCTGCCAGAAATGCGCAAAGAAATATCGAAAATAGAATTCACCGTGGCCCGGATAAACGCTTCTGTGGCTATCATTAAGGAAGACCAA AATAACCAAATGTTGACTGCAAAGGCCCTCGGCGAAGGGATGTCGGCCATACAGAGAAAAATGACCAAGTACAACAGTGAAAAACAAATTGAGAAAATGGTTACCATCCCTCAT ataaaaaaagaaaattgtacgGAATGTACACATGCAATCGACGAATTGGCCACATTGCAAAATTCATTTGAAAGAATTGTCGACGGACTTCCCAAAG ATTGTTCTAAATTGAAGTCCCCGGGAACATACCTGATAGCACCGGATGGAAAAAACCCGTTGCTCGTTCAATGCGACACATCGGATGGTATGTCCTGGATCACAGTGCAAAAAAGGACCAATGATCATCTCAAATTCAATAACAATTGGAATGAGTATGCCAAAGGATTCGGAAACTTATACG GCGATTTTTGGCTGGGCAACGACGCTATCCACCGTTTGACGGCGGACAACGCGTCTTCTCTGCGCGTCCGGATGACTGACATATACGGTAACAATTGGCGGGCGGACTACTTGAACTTCTCGATATCGAACGCCACCGATGGTTACCGACTGGACATTTCCGGTTACCGTGGCAACGCCACCGACGCACTGTCATTTCAAAACGGCCACCGGTTCAGCACGGCAGATCGCGACCAAGACGCCAGCACGGCAAACTGCGCGGCCAACTATGAGGGTGGCTGGTGGTACTCGCGGTGTCAGCACGCCAACCTCAACGGCAAGTACAACTTCGGGCTGACATGGTTCGACACCAGCCGCAACCAATGGATGGCGATCGCTGAGAGCGAGATGCAAGTCGGACGTCCGGTGtccacacaataa
- the LOC132951703 gene encoding solute carrier family 35 member C2-like isoform X3, whose amino-acid sequence MFHFPLLVVSCHLVLKFLASIIFRGLYHAIIKIPFVQLSWDSKVSKFAPIGISSGIDVGFSNWGLELVNVSLYTMTKSTAIIFVLVNALILRLEKASVALFFIVFSISGGLFLFTFKTTDFSTLGFILLLTASFASGFRWTLSQFVMQKADMGMKSPVDMMYFSQPWMFIAIFPISLFLEGNDFWNWWINNENIQCYQMVVRILIGSCLAIGLEVSEYFAVYKTSSITLSVVGIIKEICILILAVEWNGDKMTTMKFLGLAMCMIGVIGHVWQKFSRSIENRYGIIDNEDNKHLTLPDSDSDSGDSNSSTEVLFDILNRRRS is encoded by the exons atgttCCATTTTCCCCTGCTTGTTGTTTCGTGTCacttggttttaaaatttcttgCTTCAATTATTTTTCGGGGCTTATATCATGCAATTATAAAAATTccttttgtacaattatcttgGGACAGTAAAGTTTCAAAATTTGCACCTATTGGAATTTCCAGTGGTATTGACGTTGGATTTTCAAATTGGGGCCTAGAACTTGTAAATGTTtcatt GTACACTATGACAAAATCAACggctattatttttgtgttagtTAATGCTTTGATTTTACGTTTGGAGAAAGCA TCAGTAGCACTTTtctttattgtattttcaatctCTGGAGGATTATTTTTGTTCACATTCAAAACCACAGATTTTAGTACATtaggatttattttattactaactGCATCATTTGCCag TGGTTTTCGTTGGACACTATCACAATTTGTTATGCAGAAAGCTGACATGGGCATGAAAAGTCCTGTTGATATGATGTATTTTAGTCAACCCTGGATGTTTATTGCAATATTTcctatttcattgtttttagaAG GTAATGATTTCTGGAATTGGTGgattaataatgaaaacattCAATGTTATCAAATGGTTGTACGTATATTAATTGGATCATGCCTTGCTATTGGACTTGAAGTATCTGAATATTTTGCTGTATATAAAACATCAAGCATTACATTAAGTGTAGTTGGTATTATCAAG gaaatttgtattttgatattgGCTGTGGAATGGAATGGTGACAAAATGACAACCATGAAGTTCTTAGGTTTAGCAATGTGCATGATAGGTGTTATTGGACATGTGTGGCAAAAGTTTTCAAGATCAATTGAAAATCGATATGGTATTATTGACAATGaagataataaacatttaacgtTACCAGATAGTGATTCTGACTCTGGTGATTCAAATAGCTCAACTGAAGTGCTTTTTGATATATTAAACAGGAGACGttcgtaa
- the LOC132951703 gene encoding solute carrier family 35 member C2-like isoform X2, protein MNKFQIYIQSKHYMIMPFRFKTLFSSCLLILPYFIFSIGITFYQRSFLQMFHFPLLVVSCHLVLKFLASIIFRGLYHAIIKIPFVQLSWDSKVSKFAPIGISSGIDVGFSNWGLELVNVSLYTMTKSTAIIFVLVNALILRLEKASVALFFIVFSISGGLFLFTFKTTDFSTLGFILLLTASFASGFRWTLSQFVMQKADMGMKSPVDMMYFSQPWMFIAIFPISLFLEGNDFWNWWINNENIQCYQMVVRILIGSCLAIGLEVSEYFAVYKTSSITLSVVGIIKEICILILAVEWNGDKMTTMKFLGLAMCMIGVIGHVWQKFSRSIENRYGIIDNEDNKHLTLPDSDSDSGDSNSSTEVLFDILNRRRS, encoded by the exons atgaataaattccaaatttatATCCAATCTAAACATTATATGATCATGCCGTTtcgttttaaaactttatttagtTCTTGCCTTTTAATACTGCcgtattttattttctcaattGGAATTACATTTTACCAAAGATCATTTTTACAA atgttCCATTTTCCCCTGCTTGTTGTTTCGTGTCacttggttttaaaatttcttgCTTCAATTATTTTTCGGGGCTTATATCATGCAATTATAAAAATTccttttgtacaattatcttgGGACAGTAAAGTTTCAAAATTTGCACCTATTGGAATTTCCAGTGGTATTGACGTTGGATTTTCAAATTGGGGCCTAGAACTTGTAAATGTTtcatt GTACACTATGACAAAATCAACggctattatttttgtgttagtTAATGCTTTGATTTTACGTTTGGAGAAAGCA TCAGTAGCACTTTtctttattgtattttcaatctCTGGAGGATTATTTTTGTTCACATTCAAAACCACAGATTTTAGTACATtaggatttattttattactaactGCATCATTTGCCag TGGTTTTCGTTGGACACTATCACAATTTGTTATGCAGAAAGCTGACATGGGCATGAAAAGTCCTGTTGATATGATGTATTTTAGTCAACCCTGGATGTTTATTGCAATATTTcctatttcattgtttttagaAG GTAATGATTTCTGGAATTGGTGgattaataatgaaaacattCAATGTTATCAAATGGTTGTACGTATATTAATTGGATCATGCCTTGCTATTGGACTTGAAGTATCTGAATATTTTGCTGTATATAAAACATCAAGCATTACATTAAGTGTAGTTGGTATTATCAAG gaaatttgtattttgatattgGCTGTGGAATGGAATGGTGACAAAATGACAACCATGAAGTTCTTAGGTTTAGCAATGTGCATGATAGGTGTTATTGGACATGTGTGGCAAAAGTTTTCAAGATCAATTGAAAATCGATATGGTATTATTGACAATGaagataataaacatttaacgtTACCAGATAGTGATTCTGACTCTGGTGATTCAAATAGCTCAACTGAAGTGCTTTTTGATATATTAAACAGGAGACGttcgtaa
- the LOC132951703 gene encoding solute carrier family 35 member C2-like isoform X4, which translates to MKVFYKNNASNCRYTMTKSTAIIFVLVNALILRLEKASVALFFIVFSISGGLFLFTFKTTDFSTLGFILLLTASFASGFRWTLSQFVMQKADMGMKSPVDMMYFSQPWMFIAIFPISLFLEGNDFWNWWINNENIQCYQMVVRILIGSCLAIGLEVSEYFAVYKTSSITLSVVGIIKEICILILAVEWNGDKMTTMKFLGLAMCMIGVIGHVWQKFSRSIENRYGIIDNEDNKHLTLPDSDSDSGDSNSSTEVLFDILNRRRS; encoded by the exons atgaaagtattttacaaaaacaatgcCAGTAACTGTag GTACACTATGACAAAATCAACggctattatttttgtgttagtTAATGCTTTGATTTTACGTTTGGAGAAAGCA TCAGTAGCACTTTtctttattgtattttcaatctCTGGAGGATTATTTTTGTTCACATTCAAAACCACAGATTTTAGTACATtaggatttattttattactaactGCATCATTTGCCag TGGTTTTCGTTGGACACTATCACAATTTGTTATGCAGAAAGCTGACATGGGCATGAAAAGTCCTGTTGATATGATGTATTTTAGTCAACCCTGGATGTTTATTGCAATATTTcctatttcattgtttttagaAG GTAATGATTTCTGGAATTGGTGgattaataatgaaaacattCAATGTTATCAAATGGTTGTACGTATATTAATTGGATCATGCCTTGCTATTGGACTTGAAGTATCTGAATATTTTGCTGTATATAAAACATCAAGCATTACATTAAGTGTAGTTGGTATTATCAAG gaaatttgtattttgatattgGCTGTGGAATGGAATGGTGACAAAATGACAACCATGAAGTTCTTAGGTTTAGCAATGTGCATGATAGGTGTTATTGGACATGTGTGGCAAAAGTTTTCAAGATCAATTGAAAATCGATATGGTATTATTGACAATGaagataataaacatttaacgtTACCAGATAGTGATTCTGACTCTGGTGATTCAAATAGCTCAACTGAAGTGCTTTTTGATATATTAAACAGGAGACGttcgtaa
- the LOC132951703 gene encoding solute carrier family 35 member C2-like isoform X5: MTKSTAIIFVLVNALILRLEKASVALFFIVFSISGGLFLFTFKTTDFSTLGFILLLTASFASGFRWTLSQFVMQKADMGMKSPVDMMYFSQPWMFIAIFPISLFLEGNDFWNWWINNENIQCYQMVVRILIGSCLAIGLEVSEYFAVYKTSSITLSVVGIIKEICILILAVEWNGDKMTTMKFLGLAMCMIGVIGHVWQKFSRSIENRYGIIDNEDNKHLTLPDSDSDSGDSNSSTEVLFDILNRRRS, encoded by the exons ATGACAAAATCAACggctattatttttgtgttagtTAATGCTTTGATTTTACGTTTGGAGAAAGCA TCAGTAGCACTTTtctttattgtattttcaatctCTGGAGGATTATTTTTGTTCACATTCAAAACCACAGATTTTAGTACATtaggatttattttattactaactGCATCATTTGCCag TGGTTTTCGTTGGACACTATCACAATTTGTTATGCAGAAAGCTGACATGGGCATGAAAAGTCCTGTTGATATGATGTATTTTAGTCAACCCTGGATGTTTATTGCAATATTTcctatttcattgtttttagaAG GTAATGATTTCTGGAATTGGTGgattaataatgaaaacattCAATGTTATCAAATGGTTGTACGTATATTAATTGGATCATGCCTTGCTATTGGACTTGAAGTATCTGAATATTTTGCTGTATATAAAACATCAAGCATTACATTAAGTGTAGTTGGTATTATCAAG gaaatttgtattttgatattgGCTGTGGAATGGAATGGTGACAAAATGACAACCATGAAGTTCTTAGGTTTAGCAATGTGCATGATAGGTGTTATTGGACATGTGTGGCAAAAGTTTTCAAGATCAATTGAAAATCGATATGGTATTATTGACAATGaagataataaacatttaacgtTACCAGATAGTGATTCTGACTCTGGTGATTCAAATAGCTCAACTGAAGTGCTTTTTGATATATTAAACAGGAGACGttcgtaa
- the LOC132951703 gene encoding uncharacterized protein LOC132951703 isoform X1, which yields MSSESCKKFECDECMKTFSKKNNLNDHILAKHSNTKKYVCSICKKSFSYKQSFNRHMNVHKVATSVYSCSECGYSSQLKFMLTRHIKSVHLNKNDSLFKVSCVFCNHHCSKSNLSTHYVLCHPTEIVSEQLKFDCLDEFYAWKYEVEDQDISRFVKARTTYVGISGSKHLFFKCHRDGKYKPKGNNIRKLKSLGTNKIGSYCPARMDVMVEGNEVSVLYIKTHIGHDLEPKRLTLAKNEKDFLAEQLTMPNTNYNDILNVVKTLNSTSRLHHLTRKDLVTINSSIKEAARRNNTMIKTNDKLDDTVEINNVFDGDLVDLFNDQNHKKSPLALNSGNDCMGSDKQEIVDVNNTLLTSDHLELKDSYTNKIQPLYELNVEQQIIESNEQIPILEFNDEILEGNQVIDYQQQLTNIENERISIMEKMKLIVNQIACNDEFAIVHQGLMNIMSTIDERRNAIDQAVVNGDLDNIMIFDESILQKQCQ from the exons ATGTCGTCCGAAAGCTGCAAGAAATTTGAATGTGATGAATGTATGAAAACATTctcaaaaaagaataatttaaacgATCATATTTTAGCCAAACAttctaacactaaaaaatatgtttgctcgatttgtaaaaaatcattttcttaCAAACAGTCATTCAACAGGCATATGAATGTCCATAAAGTAGCAACTTCTGTTTACTCATGTTCAGAATGTGGTTATAGTTCTCAGTTAAAATTTATGCTGACACGGCACATTAAGAGTGTCCATCTGAATAAAAACGACAGTCTTTTTAAAGTATCCTGTGTGTTTTGCAATCACCATTGTTCCAAAAGTAATTTATCCACTCATTATGTGCTCTGCCATCCAACAGAAATTGTTAGTGAACAATTAAAGTTTGATTGCTTAGATGAATTTTATGCATGGAAGTATGAGGTTGAAGATCAAGATATTAGTAG gttTGTTAAAGCTCGTACAACATATGTTGGTATATCTGGTTCTAaacacttattttttaaatgtcaccGTGATGGAAAATATAAGCCTAAAGGCAATAACATTAGAAAATTGAAGTCGTTAGGTACCAATAAAATTGGTTCCTATTGTCCAGCTAGAATGGATGTAATGGTTGAAGGCAACGAAGTTAGTGtactttatattaaaacacataTTGGTCATGATTTAGAACCAAAAcgtttaactctagccaaaaaTGAGAAAGATTTCCTTGCTGAACAATTAACAATGCCTAATActaattacaatgatattttaaatgttgttaaaacCTTAAATTCAACAAGTCGTTTGCATCATTTAACAAGAAAAGATTTAGTTACAATTAATAGTTCTATAAAAGAGGCTGCAAGAAGAAATAATACCATGATTAAAACCAATGATAAACTAGATGATACAGTAGAAATAAACAATGTTTTTGATGGTGATTTGGTAGATTTATTTAAtgatcaaaatcacaaaaagtCACCACTTGCATTAAATTCAGGGAATGATTGTATGGGATCTGATAAACAAGAAATTGTTGATGTAAATAATACTTTGTTGACTTCAGATCATTTAGAATTAAAAGatagttatacaaataaaattcaacCTTTATATGAATTAAATGTTGAACAACAAATAATTGAATCAAATGAACAAATACCAATTTTAGAATTCAATGATGAA atattggAAGGCAATCAAGTTATAGATTACCAACAACAAttgacaaatattgaaaatgagaGAATTAgtataatggaaaaaatgaAGTTGATAGTTAATCAAATTGCATGCAATGATGAGTTTGCCATTGTTCATCAAGGGCTAATGAATATAATGAGCACAATTGATGAAAGAAGGAATGCAATCGATCAAGCAGTAGTCAATGGAGATTTAgacaatataatgatatttgatgaaagtattttacaaaaacaatgcCAGTAA